The region CCTTTAAATCTCATTTGCATCACTatctgattcagcccccccctgaCATTTTTCCTGATAAATCTGCCGCGCAAATTTTTTCAAGtttcgcgcaacttttgagaccaaaattgtgacccccgggtacacgGTATCGAAATTACGCaatattttgtaagtgcatgcagaccaaaaattactcaaaaacgtgaatttgtgtacaaatccaatgcagatagtgtttttagccaaaattcataaatgtatcattatttttccttttactgcctaaaataaataaattttatcttttttatggtcaaaataaagtccccaacaatttccattgaaaaaacaataaaaaacaaaaagtcgaaaaacagagaaatacataagaaatttagaaaacaatagaatacataagaaaataaatgtgatgttgaaatttttaaaaaataaatttgatcagatgcctatctagagtatgtgaaacaaaaattagcattttaggggcattattttattaattagagcaaacttatgattttacgcataaattagcataattaatgagacatgaaattattgcagaatttgatgttatagttttgtagataatgccatgggtaatgcgcttgccaattttcgttgcgatcgcgcgatcgacggccgagatcataaggggggactgaatcagcccccccagtcttcttgggcgtcgaaatagcccagtctatttagggttaaagaaaAGAGGGTGCTAGATGTATAAAAagatcaattaataaaaattcacaaagaaatCATGGTTGAAAATAAGTTCCATGACCACTGACTTTTGGTAGACTGGAATGTTGGATGAAACTCCATACGATTCACATTATTGGTTCTTTaccaaaattgtattttttcttcaatttctaGATATGGGCTTATCACTAAAGCCAAGAAATCCTCTGCTCCAGCCCTGAAGAAGGCTTCTATTTTCAATGAATCAAGTGATGAAGAAGAGAATGTTACTACACTAGAGATGCAGAAGAAGAGACAAGCAGCTATGCAAACCAAAATTAAGAAACAGGTAAATGActcatttttgtcaaaacaataaaggtaaaggtcaagtccaccccagaaaaatgttgatttgagtaaatgtagaaaaatcaaactagcataacactgaaaatttgataaaaactggatgcaaaataagaaagttatggcatttaaagttacgcttatttttcatgaatccgtgatatgcacaactcagtggcatgcaaaagacacagtcgatgatgtccctcactatttcttttatttttaattgtttgaattatacagatttgacaataaggaccaacttgaatgaaccatacttattaaacaattgatgcttattccacatgttcagaggaattaatcattgctTCACcagacaatgaggagaaaattagaatatttcatatgataaaataggaaagaaatagttagtggatgatgtcatcagtctcctcatttgcataccaaccaggatgtgaatataagtactgttttgtgaaattaaaggggaatccagccttggccataaaatgttgtgctgggaaggagaaaaataaattaaacagaatggtgaaagtttaaaagaaattggacaaaaaataagaaagttatagctgctttaaaattgagatcactaatactatgtagatttcaaattggcaactcagtaagtaaattatgacaaggggcaaggacaacattctcataggccatgtacttaattatcagggatttgtggttttctccaaagtacccattcccctggggcagtaatctaaatataacccaggtagtatatagttttatgtcctcatgaaagaaaattataatttgaaataaaacttttggaaaaaatgacattttagccaaaatatgtattggagtacatggaggaATAGTcattgccttacatcactatgacatcccatgtgtggccaatttgaagtctccatgggtatagtgattaccagtatttacaacttttaaacaTTCATAACtctcttgttgtttgtccaacattgttcaaactttcacctatcaacttgtctgatttttcttttccttataaaaacattttttcatttgggttggattcccctttaagcaaaATCTTAAACTGTTCTATCTTTCTTGTCTTACATCCgctttttcagtgttatgcttgttggatttttctccttttattcaaataaattctctgttggggtggacttgtcctttgatatTTTGGATGGAGATGTAGTAGTTCGCTAGCCATTTTATGACTGTTTTTTGGCAGTAAATATTTTGCTTCCTGCTGATGAAATAATATAACGGGAGAGGTAGGACTGTTTTGTTTATTTGGGAAATATGATTATTGCCAGCTATGAATGCTCTTAATGTCATGATATGAATTTTGAAGGTATATCACATCCCCCATGAATAACTTTTAAGTGTCCAAACCAATTTTTCCTTATGATATAAACCTACTGTGAAACAATTGTGAAGATGAAGGCGGGAGGAATGGTTAGGGATGACCTTTCCATGACCCATTCCCTTGCACCCTGGTGAGTCAGATGAATCTAATTGGAATGTATAATTTCATGGCAGATATGTTGTCTGAAGTACAATATTGTCATATTGTCCAGCCTGGGGATGTTAAAGTATCCTTACTGTTAGATGCATTTTGTTCTTTTCAGATACTTCGGAATTCCTAATTCATAAATTACTTATGGCAACAGAAAGAAATCTTTTGTTGACAATAGGGCCTATTTCAGATGGTTTCCTACtgaaatagaaaacaatacTAGTTGTTCCCAATATTTCTAATTTTTATATGGTAATGTTTAGCAACTTTGTTCTGACCATTTATCATTGTATCTTTCAGACGCAGCTTGAAATCCAAAGAGCTCTTGAGGCCGATCCCACTGTGTATGAATATGACAGCATCTATgatgacatggagaagaaaaaggaagagaagctTATTGCGTCAAAGAAGAAAACAGATGGAAATAAGGTAAAGAAAGTTTGGTattgcatttttcttttaatgataatTAAGGCTGATGCAAATAAGGAAGTTAGAAAATGCTTcaaatttgtcaatttttttttttaatacaagagACCATAAATACTTATCGATATTTTAAATGCATGGAAAGATTGAGAGGGAATGGTCGGACGTTTTATCGGActagtcccattttatccgacatttaccatagtaacagtacctctcagccaatcagcatcagagaaagatgtcagatctgacaacatgtcggatgaaaatgttgatgaaacactctccAGGTCTtataaaatagaaagaaagggtgaaagaaaagagaggttttggggagggggggggggggtggattggAGCAATGAAGAGAGAAGGGGTAGGGTGTGTTAGAAACCAGGCAATGTATTTATTGAGAGGATGGAGCAAATGGAATTGTACATGATCAATTGAAGCTTATTTGAATTTCTTGATAATTCTTGAACAGCCTAAATATATTGAGAGTCTTTTGAAGTCTGCGGAGCTGAGGAAGAAAGAGCAGGAAAGGCGTAAGGAAAGGAAGATacagaaagagagggagaaagaagggGAGATGTATGGTGACAAGGAGGCCTTTGTAACATCAGCCTACAAGAAAAAGATGCAGGAACTGGCAGAAGAGGAGGAAAGGGAGAGGaaggaagcagaagaagaaggtaGGAATTGGTAATGTAATCATGAGTCACAACCAAAACGGTTTTTGGATAGAAAGGGAAGTAGAAAATATCTGTTTTCATCATGACTTCAGGTCACTGTAAGACCTCTATCCAGTTTGATGAGGGTGCCaaagttttgaaaaatgtaGAGGGTAAACTAGGGATGCCAGTGCCTGAAATATTTTTGAGACACAAACTAAACTGTGATTGAAATCTGGCATCCTTGAGGAAGAGTgacttttaaagaatttttctGTAGAAGCTAAAGAATTAAAAAGGTGCAGTTTTAGCTGGATGGATTTGTAGTTGAAcccttctttttaatttttctttgtgttGCAATTAAAAGTGCCACATTAGAATTTGTtgtcttcaaataatttttagtgaTACCGTCGTACACATTCAACATTTTTATACTCATtaaattccatgaaatcatATTGTATTGTTGTagagaataatgataataataataacttagTCTTATATAGTACTTTTCATGAGATCCATATTAAAGCACTTTACAAATTAgaacaaatgaaaaaacaaacaaaggtGAATAAGAAGATGCTCTCAATGTGAATTTAACCCTTTGATCTGTGTATTATGAAAAATTTTGGCTGGTGGATAAGTTTCTGTGGCAAACCATAAGCACTGATGAATTTCTACAAGAACCCTTCAATAACTATAAATATATAATCTTAAAATCTCCATGTAACAAGAAATCACAGTATGAGATTAGAGTGTTTAAGTGCTCTTCATAACTGAATAGGCACTTTTCTATTCATGCTGAATGTTGACTAGAGCCAACAGAAGCAAGCCGGCGCAGGCAGTACTAGTGATGGTGGTCGACAGTAGCAAGAAAATAGTTAATAGATGTGATATACAATATTCATCTATACATATACATTGTGCTGGATTTGCCTGGAGTACAACAGACTATAAAACTTGCACAAGAGTTTGATATATTACCCCTGCAAGGGCAAAACGTACCATCAGCTGTTAATTTACCACTTATGTTTATTCCCATATTTTTCTGTTACATGTAGCTGCAAATGATGTGATGAAGCAGAGTGATCTATCAGGTTTCTATCGTCACATTCTGTCTCAAACCACGGGAGATGTGAAGGTCAAGGAAGAGAAATCATCAGATGATGAAGGGATTAAGAGAAAAGTCATGGCAGAAGTAGAAAAGAAGCCATTCAAAACAGAGAGACATTCTGGTCTCAATCTTAAAGCCAGGTTAGTAGTGACCTGTCTTTGGTTGAAGTTTGCCTAACATCAAAGTCCATCTGACTTGTCTTTGAACTCTAATGCTTTAAGCATTTTTCTCAAGAAGAATGTTGCTTAAAACTTTTTTCaccataaaaatgaagaaaaaaaaacttaatgaaattgaaaacttgggTTGGTATATGCAGGAAAAACCCTTGGAAAAAAAGGACTTGagttttcacttcatttttttctctttataacAAGGCAAAGGAGAAAGTTTGAAGCAAGGTAACAAAAGTAACACTTCCTGTAAAGTCAGAGAGAAGTGGCCCTTAGTCTGTTTCTATGTCTACAAAATTCTTAAATCATTTGACACCTGAATATCTTAATATTACCACCAAACTATACACAACCTCTTCTAATCATCGTTCAATTACTGACACTTGTAGACTTTGCATTCCCTTGTCAAAATTTGCTGAAAAATGTTTTGCATTAGCAGCTGCCAAGGCTTGAAATGCCAACTCTCTTCCAGTAAGGAATGTGTTCAGTATTCTTGACTTCAAATCTTCctttaaaatatacattttcatcaataattttttcCATATGTATCTTGAATGACTGATTGTGTTTttataaaatgtgattttttttatactttgtacATACTGTGGAACTTGTTTTCAGCAACTCTAAATTCTCataaaattattacaaaatcaTCACCCATCATTGTAGCTTTTATGCTGGGTTTTTAACATTTCTGTTAAACACGAGAAAATATTTGTTCAAGACAATTATCGATTGGTTTCCATTAAGCATTTCCCTCTTTGTCTTAAAAATAAATGAGCATTGTATATGTGGCTTGTTTATTACAGTGTACTATTTCAAACTTTGCTTTGTTTTCTCATGTTCATCTGTTGATTTTATAATTTCTGATATTTGTACAATTCCAGAGATAAATCTGACTCGTCAAGACACCAAGGTAACATAGACAGACACAGAAGGGGTGCATCAAgcagcgatgatgatgatgacgattacaGACATATCAAAGACCGTCAACGAAGAGATGTCAGGGACTCGGCGCATAGGCACAGCAGGAATGAGAGACGTGATGACAGAAGGACTGAGAAATATAAGGAGAGAAGGGATGAGCCTCATCAACATAGTAGCAGTCATCGTCGAGATGATAGCAGAGGGCGCCATGGTGATGGCAGAAGACATGACAACAGCAACCGGAGAGGGGGCAATGAAAGAGATAGGCATTGGCATGACGGGAGAGATTCTTGTAATGATAGACAAGAGGGAAAGGATAATGCAAGAAAGGAGAGAGAAGTTAAAAGTGAAAGAACTGAGATCAGGGAGAAACCAGAATCCTCTAAAGAAGGTAGTAAAATGGCAGAGAAGCTGTCTCCTGTTGCCAATCCAGATGCCGATAGTGATTTTGAGATTGACTCTGAGGATAGTGATGTTGAGAAAGCTAAACCAGCTCTAGATAAAGCAGAAGTGACTTCTAAAGTGAACTCTGGAAAGAAGGAAGCCAATGAAGATGAGGAGGCAAAGTATAAGTTTGTTAAGAGGACTGGAAATGAGACTGTGATATCAGCTAGAGATAGATATCTTGCTAGAAAAGCAGCAAGGGATGTTGATAAAACCCACGTCAATCAGCAAGATGGGAGTGATGATaggaagaaggaaagagaaaacacaagtaaaagaaatgagagcagGAAGAAAGCAGATTCCCTCAAGGAAGATAGCCGACAGCCAGATAGGGTGACCCCTGTTGCCAATCCAGATGCTGATAGTGATTTTGAGATAGACTCTGAAGATAGTGATGTTGAAAAAGCTAAACCAGCTTTGGATAAATTGGGAATATCTTCCAGTTCCACACGAGACTTACAGGAGAGGGAAGATATTGAGGAAGCCAAATCTAAGTTTGTAAAGAGAACTGGAAGTGAGACAGTGATGTCAGCTAGAGATCGATACCTGGCTCGAAAAGCGGCTAGAGATTCAAGTAAAACTCATGTTAGTCGTGAGGACAATTAACCTATTGCCTTCATAGTCCTAAGACCATGTGTGACCCCTTTATTGGAATCATAGAATTAATAATTCAACAGGTTGATTTAATATAGAGAAAGTATTGTACCTGATCGAGCAGTTAGGTACATAAGGACAATGCTGGGAAGTCACAGAAATGGTCATGTAATGTCACAACAGAACATTTGAATTTAATGCCTTATGTATCAAGCCTGaatgtcatttctttttttatcaaacaatgATAAATTAGGTGGgtttttcatgaaagttgtcagcactgacttaattgtcagtgctgaccatttcagtgaaatccttggatatgattggctgagagacactggcctctgactgttactatggtaactattGGAGAAAGACTACttttcagtgctgacaactttcatgaaacagtcccctgGCATCACCATTTTATTCCTATTGAACATCTGAAGGCCTCTTTTGCATTGTTGATGTCATCTTTACCAAGTACAATTTTTGCTTTCCAATGTAAACTGTTGGCAGccaaatatgataattttttcaGTTGTGCAGGGAATAGTTTTCCTTGTATCGCATCGCAATCTGCCTAAATTGTTTTAAAGACTGCTAGACaaaaagtcttttgtatagcagAATTTTGAATAGGACCGTACAGAACTTAGCTGAGAACTTTTATGACCAAAAATCCATGCCGTGTGATCGGAAGCACTACCACTGAAAAGTATATTGAGCTCACATCGAGTACACATTCAGTGATGCCATGGGCATCAAAGCCGAAACAGGTTTGTGATATTCAGGTACTAGatttataatgtaaataaatatataaattaaaatgGCACTAAAATGAACTACAATCTGTTTCCCTAAAGTGAACAGTCggctttttcttataaaattttacacattcTGTATGTATGAATGCAAGAGAAATAAATGTTGAACAGAAAAAGATTgggtataaaatattttttactttgttacaagggagacataccATACAcataaaaataggaaataatttttgatgtaatattgtaagaaaatggggacatgacatcatcagcccacccaaAAGCATATTCACgcatattttttcacaaattattaATAGTTATtattgtcagattttgatgaaaatttcatcattatgCTTGGAGAATTTTACTCTAGTATTAAGATGTAATTAGTGCAAAATGTTTAGGTACCtgaaaaaaatctcatttaaaggacaagtccaccccaacaaaaacttgatttgaataaaaagagaaaaatccagcaagtataacactgaaaatttcatcaaaatcggatgtaaaataagaaagttatggcattttaaagtttcgcttgatttaaaaaaacagttatatgcacatctcggtcggtatgcaaatgagaaactgatgacatcactatttcttttgtattttattatatgaaatatttttattttctcgtcattgtcatgtgaaatgaagtttcattcctccctgaacacgtgggaTTCCAGTAttataacattttgtgcttcaggaaaggaggtcctaatcgtcaaattcgtaaaaattgaaatattgtataattcaatcaaaaaacaaaagaaatagtgagtgacgtcattgactctctcatttggatgtaactggctccttcatacatctaattttgatggaattttttagcattgtgcttgtctgatttttctctatcgattcaaataacaaattttctgaggtggacttgacctttaataatcaAAGACTGCAGTAGTGGAatgcaaataataaaatacacatgGTTTCATATCAAGCACatctttaatatgaaataaactaCATAGCTCACAACAGAAATGTTCAtaattacatatatatgttattaaataaatgtaaacatgTAATTAAATAAGATGAGATTTCATGAAATGAGGAAAGAGCGTCCTTTACTGATTTTATCCTGTTATATCTCAATGAAtacgtattaaataaaaacctAGTATTATGTGATGAGAGACTTGGGCCCTCTaaagtaaataatgaaatataaatcagTTTGTTAATTATGTACAAAAAGTTACAATCAGTTGTAAGAAAATATCTATTTTAGATCTCTTTATGTTGCATGGTTCCATTGCGTGAAGTAAATTTTAAATGCAAAATTAATAAATGCTGCTTTATAGCATATCCTTCAATGATCACCAGTCATCCATCAAAAATACCTGCAAAAAGGCCATATTCTGAtgtactacatacatgtatttgaataaaTCCCATGTTACTTAGCAGTTGagtttatttttgcttttcCATATATCATGCATTATTCTATCAAAATGAATACCACTCACAATATCTTGGTGTAGGTATTAAAGATTAAATCAATGTAAGGTAATGGGCATGGAATTTAAAAATACACAATGCAATTAACATATAACAgtcatgaaattttatttccTTTACAAAACAAGACAATAGAAAATACATTTGATCACACAAATATACAGCTATTGCAACTTTCCAATAAATTAGATTTCTATCTATTCATCTACAATACTTCTCTATCACAATAAATACAGTCATTTCATGCAAGCTTTGTTTTTGCAATTATTTCGGTTCACAACAATAACAGCACATTAAGAGTAGCATTGCTTTTTTTGCAGCAGATCTGCAGTTGGttttccaaaatacatgtatgcaaaagaaaatattgataatctATATCAATAGCACATTCACTCCTCAAATCAACTCAATGgttcaaaattcacaaagctgATTTTGAATGTTGTGCAAGTCCATGATGgtttatgaaaattttatcatcTAATTATGCTGATTTGGGGCAGAGACTGAGATAAAATACAATGTGTGCCTTTTGTCATGGCTCAATCATATCAACAGGGATGACTTTAGTGCAGCTGTGAGAAAAAGCATGCAGTCAATATGGATTCTTGCTAAACAGGCTAATTTAAGCGTAATGAGTACAGGAAATCTGTATTAACCATGATTTCAGGCAAATGGTGCTGAAACATTACATGAATCAATGGTATTCACCATAAGGTTAATCTCAatatcaggggtgtgagtgatCACAACTAAAAAGAGCAGAAAAAAGCTGAGAAGTATTGAACCCCCCCTGAAATTCAAAGAGCTCTCATGTTTTTGTATAGAAGAAAGCTAAAATAGGTTAAAATTATGCTGAAAATCCTTACCACCAAAAGTTGAAAAATCTGAACTCCTCTCACACCCCTGCAATAAGTACCATCTACTGATAATCCAATCATTGCGCATTTTATGTCAAGTTTTCTTTAATCAAAAAGCAAGCATGGACATACATCAGCACGGGAggtatttcataaagatgtttgtAACAATGTTACACATACCTGATATTAACAACtggaatataataaaatacatgtagttatcaaTCTAAAGCTGACACATGTGCATGCTGATCAACATGTTTGAACAGCAAAATGTACATTCTTGGCAATGTATATT is a window of Lytechinus variegatus isolate NC3 chromosome 2, Lvar_3.0, whole genome shotgun sequence DNA encoding:
- the LOC121409077 gene encoding nuclear speckle splicing regulatory protein 1-like; the encoded protein is MAFPGKQYGLITKAKKSSAPALKKASIFNESSDEEENVTTLEMQKKRQAAMQTKIKKQTQLEIQRALEADPTVYEYDSIYDDMEKKKEEKLIASKKKTDGNKPKYIESLLKSAELRKKEQERRKERKIQKEREKEGEMYGDKEAFVTSAYKKKMQELAEEEERERKEAEEEAANDVMKQSDLSGFYRHILSQTTGDVKVKEEKSSDDEGIKRKVMAEVEKKPFKTERHSGLNLKARDKSDSSRHQGNIDRHRRGASSSDDDDDDYRHIKDRQRRDVRDSAHRHSRNERRDDRRTEKYKERRDEPHQHSSSHRRDDSRGRHGDGRRHDNSNRRGGNERDRHWHDGRDSCNDRQEGKDNARKEREVKSERTEIREKPESSKEGSKMAEKLSPVANPDADSDFEIDSEDSDVEKAKPALDKAEVTSKVNSGKKEANEDEEAKYKFVKRTGNETVISARDRYLARKAARDVDKTHVNQQDGSDDRKKERENTSKRNESRKKADSLKEDSRQPDRVTPVANPDADSDFEIDSEDSDVEKAKPALDKLGISSSSTRDLQEREDIEEAKSKFVKRTGSETVMSARDRYLARKAARDSSKTHVSREDN